A stretch of the Teretinema zuelzerae genome encodes the following:
- a CDS encoding efflux RND transporter permease subunit yields MEQFFRRPRLIIAVILAITAFFLLQLGRVEIDNNNYRFIPEDNPARVTAEGIDEVFGNQITILVGLERRYGTVFDSEFLNKLRAYDEALSKLPLVEASVSLVSTDYITGRDGSILVEPLVPETFSGLPEEVAAVKSRILSWDMYDRMLVSDDFTATQIVVALDVASDEAGSPETLATFREIRRVARGLFDEADTRVYVTGMPVFSATINESVMKDLIILVPLVVLVVLLVLFFSFKRAFAVIVPIITVLVATIWSVGAMPLFGVKMSVLTTVLPVILVAVGSAYGIHVVSHYIDEREKAKTLDAESHRALVFHLVRIVGKPVFLAALTTFVGFVSFCFTSVIPIREFGYFASFGVIVSFIVALTFIPALFLVRGPVPLKPRKQFIRAVDSASDEAAAGSGESAPEFGGGDPLSRAITTSFLGIVRGKRKVLVFTAVLIAASAFLIPRIVVDNVLVEYFKEDTDMARSDAFIRRQFGGSKLVSVVVESGEPGGVLRPDVLSAMDGLASYLETRVPEVGKVTSFTHLLKRINQVYNADEEPSGIRVSQSDSSSAGPDSFGFGDFGSGDAGEATDSSFGFGDFGNFGPDEPAMNDSPLEAGGGLEALNSSISVGTLAELAPVLDSSLLASDARDVSVRDFVRGVKRQVNYEGASYYEVPADPARYGQTDAEGLRSVIGNYMMLLSGDIGAFADDPLEPRAVRMNVQLRTTGQIDTDRAIREIEDYAAAHFPKDASVTIGGFALVEGALNKLVVQSQLVSVGISLVMVFLIIALSYRSVLAGAIGIVPLALSILLNFAVMAFLGIKLNIGTALVASVAIGIGVDYIIHYLEAYYREWRASGGKDGFLERAYASSGKAILINAVSVGAGFGVLAFSEFNILAQFGLLIAFTMGTASLSALIVLPVLLNWLKPAFLDKGATK; encoded by the coding sequence ATGGAACAATTTTTCAGGCGGCCGCGCCTGATCATCGCAGTGATCCTGGCAATTACGGCTTTCTTCCTCCTGCAGCTGGGCAGGGTGGAGATCGATAACAACAATTACCGCTTCATCCCGGAAGACAATCCCGCGCGGGTTACCGCCGAGGGGATAGACGAGGTGTTCGGCAACCAGATCACGATTCTCGTCGGGCTGGAGCGCAGGTACGGCACGGTGTTCGACTCGGAGTTTTTGAACAAGCTCCGCGCCTACGACGAAGCCCTCTCCAAGCTGCCCCTCGTGGAAGCCTCCGTCTCCCTCGTATCGACGGATTACATCACCGGCCGCGACGGCTCGATCCTGGTGGAACCGCTGGTGCCGGAAACCTTTTCCGGCCTCCCGGAAGAAGTCGCCGCGGTTAAGTCTCGCATTCTCTCGTGGGATATGTACGACCGCATGCTGGTTTCCGATGATTTCACCGCGACCCAGATCGTGGTCGCCCTGGACGTCGCGAGCGACGAGGCCGGAAGCCCCGAAACCCTGGCGACCTTCCGCGAAATCCGCAGAGTCGCCCGCGGCCTCTTCGACGAAGCGGATACGCGCGTCTACGTGACGGGCATGCCGGTGTTCAGCGCGACCATCAACGAATCGGTCATGAAGGATCTGATCATCCTCGTGCCCCTGGTCGTGCTCGTCGTGCTGCTCGTTCTCTTCTTTTCCTTTAAGCGGGCCTTCGCCGTCATCGTTCCCATCATCACCGTTCTGGTCGCGACAATCTGGTCGGTGGGAGCCATGCCCCTGTTCGGAGTGAAAATGTCCGTGCTCACCACGGTGCTCCCGGTAATCCTCGTCGCGGTGGGCAGCGCCTACGGCATCCACGTCGTTTCGCACTACATCGACGAGCGTGAGAAAGCAAAAACGCTCGACGCGGAAAGCCACCGGGCCCTGGTGTTCCATCTGGTCAGGATCGTGGGAAAGCCCGTCTTCCTCGCGGCGCTCACCACCTTCGTCGGCTTCGTGTCCTTCTGCTTTACGAGCGTCATTCCCATACGGGAATTCGGCTACTTCGCGAGCTTCGGGGTAATCGTTTCATTCATCGTTGCGCTCACCTTCATCCCGGCCCTCTTTCTGGTTCGGGGCCCGGTTCCCTTAAAGCCGCGCAAGCAGTTCATCCGGGCGGTCGATTCCGCCTCCGATGAAGCCGCCGCGGGGTCAGGCGAATCCGCTCCGGAATTCGGCGGCGGCGATCCGCTGAGCCGCGCCATCACGACGAGCTTCCTCGGCATCGTCCGGGGAAAACGCAAGGTGCTCGTGTTCACGGCGGTTCTTATCGCCGCCTCCGCCTTCCTTATTCCGCGCATCGTGGTGGACAACGTGCTCGTCGAGTATTTCAAGGAAGACACCGACATGGCCCGCTCCGACGCCTTCATCCGCCGGCAGTTCGGCGGCTCCAAGCTCGTGAGCGTCGTGGTGGAATCGGGCGAGCCGGGAGGAGTCCTCCGCCCCGACGTGCTCTCCGCGATGGACGGCCTTGCGTCCTATCTGGAAACCCGCGTTCCCGAGGTGGGCAAGGTGACTTCCTTTACGCATTTATTAAAGCGCATAAATCAGGTGTACAACGCGGATGAGGAACCCTCCGGCATCCGCGTTTCGCAGAGCGATTCCAGCTCTGCAGGCCCTGATTCCTTTGGTTTCGGCGATTTCGGCTCGGGCGATGCGGGGGAGGCGACAGACTCGTCCTTCGGTTTTGGAGACTTCGGAAACTTCGGCCCGGACGAACCTGCCATGAACGATTCCCCGCTCGAAGCCGGCGGCGGCCTTGAGGCTCTGAACTCCTCGATTTCCGTAGGCACCCTCGCGGAGCTCGCTCCCGTGCTGGACTCCTCTCTCCTCGCCTCGGACGCGCGGGACGTTTCGGTGCGCGATTTCGTGCGCGGCGTCAAACGCCAGGTGAACTACGAAGGCGCCTCGTATTACGAAGTGCCTGCAGACCCCGCGCGCTACGGACAAACAGACGCGGAAGGACTGCGCAGCGTAATCGGAAACTACATGATGCTCCTTTCAGGCGATATCGGCGCCTTCGCGGACGATCCCCTGGAGCCGCGCGCCGTCAGAATGAACGTGCAGCTCAGGACCACCGGCCAGATAGACACCGACCGCGCGATCCGCGAAATCGAAGACTACGCCGCCGCCCATTTCCCCAAGGACGCGAGCGTCACCATCGGCGGATTCGCACTGGTGGAAGGCGCGTTAAATAAGCTCGTCGTCCAGTCCCAGCTCGTCTCCGTCGGCATATCGCTCGTCATGGTCTTCCTCATCATTGCTTTGAGCTACCGCTCGGTTTTGGCGGGAGCGATCGGCATCGTGCCCCTTGCTCTCTCCATCCTGCTCAACTTCGCGGTCATGGCCTTCCTGGGCATCAAGCTCAACATCGGCACCGCCCTGGTCGCCAGCGTCGCGATCGGCATCGGCGTGGACTACATCATCCATTATCTGGAAGCCTATTACCGCGAATGGCGCGCCTCAGGCGGAAAAGACGGCTTCCTCGAGCGGGCATACGCCTCGTCGGGAAAGGCAATCCTGATCAACGCGGTCTCCGTCGGCGCCGGCTTCGGCGTGCTCGCCTTCTCGGAATTCAACATTCTCGCCCAGTTCGGCCTTCTCATCGCCTTCACCATGGGCACCGCCTCACTCTCCGCCCTCATCGTATTGCCGGTTCTGCTGAACTGGCTTAAACCCGCATTTCTCGACAAAGGAGCAACCAAATGA
- a CDS encoding TetR/AcrR family transcriptional regulator: protein MGISERKEREKEERRAFILDTARRLILERGIDSVSMQDIATACELSKGALYLYFDNKQSLLEEFFHEAGSYFIDYVQQKIRPEDSGLQAIRTLWLSYLEIFGESSEIIVLFGVKNALNPGFPYIVEENSGAGLQEPLLLFRMIQDILSRGVADGSLDPSIDPVRVTRTIIMITGGIVENVARLPLAMRNNRIILEEMKETFEIVLRGLASPGCDRSLLVLPIE from the coding sequence ATGGGAATCAGCGAACGCAAGGAACGCGAAAAAGAGGAGCGGCGAGCCTTTATTCTGGACACCGCGCGCCGGCTCATACTGGAGCGCGGCATCGATTCGGTCTCCATGCAGGACATCGCGACCGCTTGCGAACTGAGCAAGGGCGCCCTCTACCTCTACTTCGACAACAAGCAGTCCCTTCTGGAAGAGTTCTTCCACGAAGCCGGCTCGTACTTTATCGACTATGTTCAGCAGAAAATCAGGCCGGAGGATTCTGGTTTGCAGGCGATCCGCACGCTGTGGCTGAGCTATCTCGAGATATTCGGCGAATCGAGCGAGATCATCGTGCTGTTCGGCGTAAAGAACGCGCTCAACCCCGGCTTCCCCTACATCGTGGAAGAGAACTCCGGCGCCGGACTGCAGGAGCCGCTCCTGCTGTTCAGGATGATACAGGACATTCTCTCCCGCGGCGTCGCGGACGGCAGCCTCGACCCCTCCATCGATCCGGTCAGGGTAACACGTACCATCATCATGATCACCGGCGGCATCGTTGAAAACGTGGCGCGCCTTCCGCTCGCCATGCGCAACAACCGGATAATCCTGGAAGAAATGAAGGAAACCTTCGAGATCGTGCTTCGCGGTTTGGCTTCGCCCGGCTGCGACCGCTCTCTGCTGGTTCTGCCCATCGAATAA
- the gpmI gene encoding 2,3-bisphosphoglycerate-independent phosphoglycerate mutase, whose protein sequence is MVKALEKNSKWQGRKGPVVLVIMDGVGYGKYSEGDAVADAHMEALADFQKNWPTTRLKAHGTAVGLPSDEDMGNSEVGHNAIGCGRVFSQGAKLVSSSLETGAMFSGDTWKKLVGNVKKTGGKMHFIGLFSDGNVHSHIDHLKAMLVQAKKDGVKSARIHALLDGRDVGETSALDYIDPFEAWLKELNADGSDFRIASGGGRMFITMDRYNADWSMVERGWNVHVFGKGRLFANAHEAIETWRKEIPGIIDQDLKEFVIAENGKPIGTIEDGDSVVYFNFRGDRALELTAAFETGADFDKFDRVRVPAVEYAGMMEYDGDLHIPAQYLVTPPAIDRTMGEYLAASGVRTLAISETQKYGHVTYFFNGNKLGKFDEKLEDYVEIKSDVLPFEQRPWMKCAEITDYVLEAIPSGKYDYIRLNFPNGDMVGHTGIYEAVLCSMEAMDLQLARLKKAVAAAGGVMVMSADHGNADDMFEHEKKSGAVSRKEDGSPKAKTSHSLNPVPCIVYDPAFKGEYKKELKEGLGISSLAATCIELLGYKAPEDYDVSVLNWN, encoded by the coding sequence ATGGTGAAAGCGTTAGAGAAAAATTCGAAATGGCAGGGACGCAAGGGACCGGTGGTCCTCGTCATCATGGACGGCGTCGGATACGGTAAATACAGCGAAGGCGACGCGGTCGCGGACGCCCACATGGAAGCGCTCGCCGACTTCCAGAAAAACTGGCCCACGACCAGGCTCAAAGCCCACGGCACGGCGGTCGGCCTCCCCTCGGACGAGGATATGGGCAACAGCGAGGTCGGGCACAACGCGATCGGCTGCGGCCGGGTGTTCTCCCAGGGCGCGAAGCTGGTGTCCTCCTCCCTTGAAACCGGCGCGATGTTCTCGGGCGACACCTGGAAAAAGCTCGTCGGCAACGTGAAAAAGACCGGCGGAAAGATGCACTTTATCGGGCTCTTTTCCGACGGAAACGTGCACTCGCATATCGACCACCTGAAGGCTATGCTCGTTCAGGCTAAAAAAGACGGAGTCAAGTCCGCCCGCATTCACGCCCTCCTCGACGGACGGGACGTCGGCGAAACGAGCGCCCTGGACTATATCGATCCGTTCGAAGCCTGGCTCAAGGAGCTCAACGCGGACGGCTCGGATTTCCGCATCGCCTCAGGCGGCGGCCGCATGTTCATCACGATGGACCGCTACAACGCGGACTGGTCGATGGTCGAGCGCGGCTGGAACGTGCACGTGTTCGGCAAGGGCCGGCTCTTCGCGAACGCTCATGAAGCGATCGAAACCTGGCGGAAGGAGATCCCCGGGATCATCGACCAGGACCTGAAGGAATTCGTGATTGCCGAAAACGGAAAGCCGATCGGAACGATCGAGGACGGCGACTCGGTAGTGTACTTCAACTTCCGCGGCGACCGCGCGCTCGAGCTCACCGCAGCCTTTGAAACCGGGGCGGACTTCGACAAGTTCGACCGCGTCCGCGTTCCCGCGGTAGAATACGCGGGCATGATGGAATACGACGGAGACCTCCATATTCCGGCTCAATACCTGGTCACCCCGCCGGCGATCGACCGCACCATGGGCGAATACCTCGCCGCCTCCGGCGTGCGAACCCTCGCGATCAGCGAAACCCAGAAGTACGGCCACGTAACCTACTTCTTTAACGGAAACAAGCTCGGCAAGTTCGACGAAAAACTCGAGGACTACGTCGAGATCAAGAGCGACGTCCTCCCCTTCGAGCAGCGTCCCTGGATGAAGTGCGCGGAAATCACCGACTACGTGCTGGAAGCGATTCCTTCGGGAAAATACGACTACATCCGGCTCAACTTCCCCAACGGCGACATGGTCGGACACACCGGCATCTACGAAGCGGTGCTCTGCTCGATGGAAGCGATGGACCTCCAGCTCGCCCGCCTCAAGAAGGCGGTAGCGGCGGCCGGCGGCGTAATGGTGATGAGCGCGGACCACGGAAACGCGGACGACATGTTCGAACACGAGAAAAAGTCCGGCGCGGTCTCCCGCAAGGAAGACGGCTCGCCCAAGGCGAAGACCAGCCACTCGCTCAACCCCGTTCCCTGCATCGTCTACGACCCCGCCTTCAAGGGCGAGTACAAGAAGGAGCTGAAGGAAGGCCTCGGCATTTCCAGCCTCGCGGCGACCTGCATCGAGCTTCTCGGCTACAAGGCTCCGGAAGACTACGACGTCTCCGTCCTGAACTGGAACTGA
- a CDS encoding methyl-accepting chemotaxis protein, whose amino-acid sequence MKSYSGYFRLISGACSAGAVIPVAIECAFFRSPSAAFLPVFLTVFLSGLLTVAATIAASSLWAPLYAIDYNRPGITEDEAMATMKRTGAIPLQIFVVYLAIAFAWIALVSLFAGVIGLYPGLTFPIAGISYSWALLGAAGIYNLTDRLTIKFVSSQKLVSFPLKLRDHRQQGKAMIIPLFCIILGILYALSLGIVLMGKWGSLAGIPRGSVLSSGFGMLVFIGVAIAFVRVWSANMGEVFTQIITQLDQLAGSEKNLSSRIYLSSVDELGTITGLINRFTEGLANSVREIKDAQNQLIVLGTGLTRNASDSAASIERISAGAKIVTDKNSIQKASVQEVSGAVEQITGNIASLDRLITEQAASVTEASASIEEMVGNIGALNNSTSIMAEQFAELSEAAREGTGMQEATAQRISGIAADSRSLQDANKVIAAIAAQTNLLAMNAAIEAAHAGSAGMGFAVVANEIRSLAENASKNSKKISTVLAEVQRGINMVVESSGASKASFALVAERIGSTDALVQEFKMAIGEQQDGARQILEALKQMNDITAQVQTGSAEMNRGSETIMREIARLRDSTAESSSSVESITRDIAEVNSGAVRLATMAERTGETISQLDEAVGAFRVDAE is encoded by the coding sequence GTGAAATCGTATTCAGGCTACTTCAGGCTCATTTCCGGCGCTTGCAGCGCAGGAGCGGTAATTCCAGTCGCGATAGAATGCGCCTTTTTCCGATCTCCTTCCGCGGCTTTTTTGCCGGTATTCCTGACCGTGTTCCTGTCCGGTTTGCTCACAGTCGCGGCGACCATTGCCGCGAGCTCCCTGTGGGCTCCGCTCTATGCAATCGATTATAACCGTCCCGGCATCACCGAGGACGAAGCGATGGCGACGATGAAGCGCACCGGCGCGATTCCCCTGCAGATTTTCGTCGTCTATCTTGCGATAGCTTTTGCATGGATCGCTCTTGTTTCCCTGTTCGCGGGAGTCATCGGCCTGTATCCGGGATTGACGTTTCCCATCGCCGGCATTTCCTACTCCTGGGCTCTGTTGGGAGCCGCCGGCATCTACAATTTGACCGACAGGCTCACCATCAAGTTCGTTTCAAGCCAGAAGCTGGTTTCCTTTCCCTTAAAGCTCCGGGATCACCGCCAGCAAGGTAAGGCGATGATCATTCCGCTTTTCTGCATCATCCTCGGCATTCTGTACGCCCTGTCCCTGGGAATTGTTCTGATGGGTAAGTGGGGTTCGCTCGCAGGCATTCCGCGCGGTTCGGTTTTGTCGAGCGGTTTCGGAATGCTCGTTTTCATCGGCGTCGCCATCGCCTTCGTACGGGTGTGGAGCGCAAATATGGGAGAGGTTTTCACGCAGATCATTACCCAGCTGGACCAGCTCGCGGGTTCGGAGAAAAATCTGTCTTCCCGCATCTATCTTTCATCCGTCGACGAACTGGGAACCATAACCGGATTGATCAACCGCTTTACCGAAGGGCTTGCGAACAGCGTGCGCGAAATCAAGGACGCGCAGAACCAGCTCATCGTGCTCGGAACCGGATTGACCCGCAACGCTTCGGATTCTGCCGCGTCCATCGAGCGAATATCGGCCGGAGCGAAAATCGTAACGGATAAAAACTCGATTCAGAAGGCGAGCGTTCAGGAAGTGTCGGGAGCCGTCGAGCAGATTACCGGAAACATCGCCTCGCTCGACCGCCTGATCACCGAACAGGCCGCGAGCGTAACGGAAGCCTCTGCCTCGATCGAAGAGATGGTCGGCAATATCGGCGCCTTGAATAACTCGACATCCATCATGGCGGAACAGTTCGCCGAACTTTCGGAAGCGGCCCGGGAAGGCACGGGCATGCAGGAAGCGACCGCTCAAAGAATCAGCGGAATCGCCGCGGACTCGCGTTCTCTGCAGGACGCCAACAAGGTGATCGCCGCGATCGCCGCCCAGACGAACCTGCTCGCGATGAACGCCGCGATCGAAGCGGCTCACGCCGGAAGCGCCGGCATGGGCTTCGCCGTAGTCGCGAACGAAATCAGATCGCTCGCGGAAAACGCGTCTAAAAATTCTAAGAAGATCAGCACGGTTCTTGCCGAGGTTCAGCGGGGAATCAATATGGTGGTGGAGTCTTCCGGCGCTTCGAAGGCGTCGTTCGCCCTGGTCGCCGAGCGCATCGGTTCGACTGACGCCCTCGTGCAGGAATTCAAAATGGCGATAGGCGAGCAGCAGGACGGCGCGCGACAGATTCTGGAAGCGCTGAAACAGATGAACGACATAACCGCCCAGGTGCAAACCGGCTCGGCCGAAATGAACCGCGGCAGCGAAACGATTATGCGCGAAATCGCCCGGCTCAGGGACAGCACCGCCGAAAGCTCCTCGAGCGTGGAAAGCATCACCCGCGACATCGCTGAGGTCAACTCGGGTGCCGTCCGCCTCGCCACCATGGCCGAGCGCACCGGCGAAACCATCTCCCAGCTCGACGAAGCAGTCGGCGCCTTCCGCGTCGACGCCGAATAA
- the cyaB gene encoding class IV adenylate cyclase: MTEIEIKAHVYEPLAVEKTISQFAGEPRRLEKKDEYWAHPENGKRVRIRVETEFDSGGKTASVRKMIAYKRKELKDTVEINDEIEFSIDSQDDFQAFLSDLGFAPKDRKQKKTLSWTVAETARPPITIELSEVEPIGWFVEIEILMENPGEESIARARESLMDTLARCGVSETELETRYYTDLLADSAKKM, encoded by the coding sequence ATGACTGAAATAGAAATTAAAGCGCATGTATACGAACCCCTTGCCGTAGAAAAAACAATTTCGCAATTCGCGGGCGAGCCCCGGCGTCTTGAGAAAAAGGATGAATACTGGGCTCATCCCGAAAACGGAAAGCGCGTCAGAATCCGCGTCGAAACCGAATTCGACTCCGGCGGAAAGACGGCGTCCGTTAGAAAAATGATAGCATATAAGAGAAAAGAACTCAAAGATACAGTGGAAATAAACGATGAAATCGAGTTCTCCATCGATTCGCAGGACGATTTCCAGGCGTTTTTAAGCGATCTCGGCTTCGCGCCCAAAGACCGGAAACAGAAGAAAACGCTTTCATGGACAGTTGCAGAAACCGCCCGTCCGCCGATTACCATTGAATTATCGGAAGTCGAACCGATCGGATGGTTCGTCGAGATCGAGATTTTGATGGAAAATCCGGGAGAAGAAAGCATCGCACGGGCGAGGGAAAGCCTTATGGACACCCTGGCGCGCTGCGGCGTAAGCGAAACCGAGCTGGAAACCAGATACTATACGGATCTCTTAGCGGATTCTGCAAAGAAAATGTAA
- a CDS encoding MFS transporter, with product MEAKAKHFRSYLPLTFLIGFGFFTMGMMDPLYDSYVQIFLSNYIPYKTIIGLIMSLDNLLALFLIPVVSIWSDHTRTPLGRRMPWIIVLLPLSAICFAGIPYAAETSLLALIVLLLFLNLFKQSVRGPVVALMPDTIPGKFRSQANGVINTMGNIAAIVGTLFLARLMDVDTVLPLLGATKNRLAFPAGALFVLIAVVFLVAFVRENKTSRADSGADGTPAPEKIPFFQSIRLVFAASDKSGFLVLLSLFFWFVGYQGVVPYLTQYSIVTFGLSTGQGPLAMGMVGISSALAAIPMGYAASKWGRKRVIRLSLLVLIVAVLAVFFLETGASAAGIPLAGLKLAFWGLMFLFGIFWIAIIANSFPMLWQMAHHHNIGVYTGLYYTFSQLAAIVAPSFAGFFIDVGGYKTMFVFCAVFFLLAFITMGFVTGGEKNDAPVDL from the coding sequence ATGGAAGCAAAAGCAAAACATTTTCGATCCTACCTGCCGTTGACCTTTCTGATAGGCTTCGGATTCTTCACCATGGGGATGATGGATCCCCTCTACGACAGCTACGTACAGATTTTTCTTTCGAACTATATACCGTATAAAACGATCATCGGCTTGATCATGTCCCTCGACAATCTTCTGGCCCTTTTCTTGATTCCCGTCGTTTCCATCTGGTCCGACCATACGAGAACGCCGCTCGGCCGCAGGATGCCGTGGATCATTGTTTTGCTTCCGCTTTCAGCAATCTGTTTCGCTGGAATCCCGTACGCAGCCGAGACTTCTCTGCTCGCCCTCATCGTTCTTCTGCTCTTTCTGAACCTCTTTAAGCAGTCGGTCCGCGGACCGGTCGTCGCCCTGATGCCGGACACCATTCCCGGCAAGTTCCGCTCCCAGGCGAACGGCGTCATCAACACGATGGGCAACATCGCGGCGATCGTGGGAACCCTCTTTCTCGCCAGGCTCATGGACGTGGATACGGTGCTGCCCCTTCTCGGCGCGACGAAGAACCGACTCGCCTTTCCCGCTGGAGCCCTCTTCGTACTGATCGCGGTCGTCTTTCTGGTTGCCTTCGTCCGCGAAAATAAAACTTCCCGGGCAGACTCCGGCGCGGACGGCACTCCCGCACCGGAGAAAATTCCCTTCTTCCAGAGCATCAGGCTCGTATTCGCCGCAAGCGACAAAAGCGGCTTTCTGGTTCTGTTGAGCCTGTTTTTCTGGTTCGTCGGCTATCAGGGCGTGGTTCCCTATCTGACCCAATACAGCATCGTCACCTTCGGCCTTTCCACCGGACAGGGCCCCCTGGCGATGGGTATGGTCGGCATCTCGTCCGCCCTTGCGGCTATTCCGATGGGATACGCCGCCAGCAAGTGGGGCCGGAAGCGCGTAATCCGCCTCTCTCTGCTCGTGCTCATCGTCGCGGTTCTCGCCGTGTTCTTTCTTGAAACGGGAGCCTCGGCCGCTGGCATTCCGCTGGCAGGCCTCAAGCTCGCGTTCTGGGGACTCATGTTTCTGTTCGGAATTTTCTGGATTGCGATCATCGCGAACTCGTTTCCGATGCTCTGGCAGATGGCCCATCATCACAACATCGGCGTATACACCGGCCTCTACTACACGTTCTCCCAGCTTGCGGCAATCGTCGCGCCTTCCTTCGCCGGATTCTTCATCGACGTGGGCGGCTATAAAACCATGTTCGTGTTCTGCGCCGTCTTCTTTTTGCTGGCCTTCATCACAATGGGCTTCGTAACCGGCGGCGAGAAAAACGACGCTCCGGTGGATCTATAA